CTCGCGCAGCTCGCGCGCCAGCTCCCAACCGCTCATCTCCGGCATCACCGCGTCCAGCAGGGCCGCGTCGTAGCGGCGCCGGTCCCACATGCCCAACGCCACGGTGGGGTCGTGGGCCACCTGCACCTCGTAGCCCTCCTCCCCCAGCACCTCGGCCATCATCCGCGCGTTGTCCAAATCATCGTCCACCACCAGCACGCGGCGCGTCTGCTGGAAGCGCCGGGGCGCCGACACCGGGGGCCTCGTCACGCTCTCCGGAGGCGGCGTGGGCTCGTTCGGCGACTGCACGCGCACCCGGGGCAGTCGCACCACGAACGTCGCGCCGCTCCCCGACGACACGTTCTCCGCCGTCAGCTCGCCGCCCCAGCGCTGCACCTGCGCGCGCGCCACCGCCAGGTACAAGGACAGCTGCGGCGCGCCCGGGTCCCTCCGGAGCGGGTCGAACAGATGCGACAGCTCCTCCGACGCATACGACGGGCCCTGGTCCTGGATGCGCAGCGTGAGCCACGCGGGGCTCTCCTGGCGCGTCGTCACCTTCAGGTGCCCGCCCTCCTCCATCCGGTCCCGCGCCGCGAGCAGCAGGTTCACCACCAGCTCCCGGAAGAAAGCCGCGTCCGCGCGCACCGCCCCCGGGTCGTGCAGGTCCAGCTCCACGTACACCGGGTGCTCGCGCTGCTCCAGCTCGCCACGCGCCAGCTCCAGCGACTCGCGCACCGTCTGGTCCACCTTCACGTCGACGGGCCGCTCCTCGGTGCGCTGGACGTTGAACTCCTGCAGCCGCGCCACCAGCTCGCCAATCTGCTGCACCGTCTTGTCGAGCGCGTCCAGGTGCTCGGGCTTGTACTCGCGCTGCAACAGGGTGATGCGCAGCCGCAGCACGTTGAGGAAGTTGTTGAGCGCGTGCGCCGCGCCGCCCGCCAGCTGCCCCAGCGCCTGCTGACGGGTGCGCTGCAACAGCCGCCCCTGCAGCCGGCGCAGCTCCCCGTACGCGCTCTCCAACGCCTTGGTCTTGTTCGCGGACTCCGTGCGGTCCGTGAAGGTCTGGATGGCGCCCGCGAGCTCGCCCTCCTCCTCCCACACGGGCGTGGCGCTCATCTCCAGCGTCACCTCGCCGCCGCCGGGGCGCTCCACCACCATCATCACCCCGCGCACCGGGCCCTGCTCCTTCAGCGCGCGCACGAAGGGCATGTCCGCGACCTTGAAGGGCTCACCCGAGGCGTGCTTCGCGTTCACTTGCGTCAGCACCGGCGAGAGCGTGTTCACCGCGCGCCCGCCCACCACCGCGCGCATGGGCACGCCTATCAGCCGGCTCACCGGCGGCGTGGCGAAGGACACCGTGCCGTCCACCTCCGCCAGGAGGATGCCCACGTCCACGTGGTTGAGCACCGACTCCATCACCGCCGCCTCGCGGAAGCGCACCTCCTCCGTCTTCAGGATGCGCGCATACGACGCCTGCGCCGCCGCGTCCCCCTCCCACACCAGCTCCGCGATGAGCCCGGCGACCTCGGGCTCAATCAGGCCTCCGTGGTGGCGCGCGTAGACGTGCAGCAGCACCGCCTCCAGCGACTTGAACTCGCGCGTGAGGTCCTCGGACTCGAAGTTCTGCGTGTACCGGTCCGCGCCGTGCGAGCGCGCCACCTCCGGCCACAGCCGCACCGCGTCCTCGCCCCGGTCCTTGAGCAGCCGCGCCATCTCCCCCACCAGTCGCCGCAGGGGGGCGCGCAAGTCGCGGCCCGGAATCTCCACCTCGTACACTTCCGCGCGCAGACGCTTCGCCCACAGGCGCGTCACACGCTCCTGCTCTCCCTGGAGCAGCTCGGACAAGGCTTCGATGGGGTCGAGACGGGCCACGTTGAAAAGCCAAGGTGTGCATGGCCGCCCGCCATGGCCACCCGGGCGCCTGCCCGCATGCCTGCCCGAAGAGAGGTGACAGCCAACCCGGTCGGCTGCCCTTCGACGGACCGTTCGCGGCAGCCGCGCGGATCG
The Myxococcus fulvus DNA segment above includes these coding regions:
- a CDS encoding response regulator — its product is MARLDPIEALSELLQGEQERVTRLWAKRLRAEVYEVEIPGRDLRAPLRRLVGEMARLLKDRGEDAVRLWPEVARSHGADRYTQNFESEDLTREFKSLEAVLLHVYARHHGGLIEPEVAGLIAELVWEGDAAAQASYARILKTEEVRFREAAVMESVLNHVDVGILLAEVDGTVSFATPPVSRLIGVPMRAVVGGRAVNTLSPVLTQVNAKHASGEPFKVADMPFVRALKEQGPVRGVMMVVERPGGGEVTLEMSATPVWEEEGELAGAIQTFTDRTESANKTKALESAYGELRRLQGRLLQRTRQQALGQLAGGAAHALNNFLNVLRLRITLLQREYKPEHLDALDKTVQQIGELVARLQEFNVQRTEERPVDVKVDQTVRESLELARGELEQREHPVYVELDLHDPGAVRADAAFFRELVVNLLLAARDRMEEGGHLKVTTRQESPAWLTLRIQDQGPSYASEELSHLFDPLRRDPGAPQLSLYLAVARAQVQRWGGELTAENVSSGSGATFVVRLPRVRVQSPNEPTPPPESVTRPPVSAPRRFQQTRRVLVVDDDLDNARMMAEVLGEEGYEVQVAHDPTVALGMWDRRRYDAALLDAVMPEMSGWELARELREKSPQALLAIVTGMDVRGQNRANLALVDAVFRKPIDVGALDDFLAQTDGGEDEDTSSDEEAPANPGPDSQH